The sequence GGTGGTGGGCTACGAAAGTGGGGTCGCGCAGACAGTCGATCCGCTCGCGGGCAGCTGGTATGTGGAGCAGCTCACGAACGAAATCGAATCGCGCGCCCGCGAACTGCTGGCGCGCGTCGACGAACTCGGCGGCGCCGCCGAGGCGATCAAGGCGGGCTTCTTTCAGGAAGAGATCGGGCGTAGCGCCTACGAGTATCAGCTGCGGGTGGAAGCCGGCGAGACGGTGGTCGTGGGCGTCAACAAGTTCGGCGACGGGCAGGACCCGCCGATCATCCCGGCGCCAGACTTCAGCGCCCTCGAGCGTGATCAGGTGGCCCGCCTCACGGCCGTTAAAGCGCAGCGTGACGCCAACGCCGTGAACACGGCGCTGCAGCGCATCGTGGAGGTCGCCCCGCAGTATCAGGGCAACCACAGCGGCCCGCGCGCCGAGCTCATGCCGCTCATCATCGATGCCGTCCGCGCCCGCGCCAGCGTCGGCGAGATTGCCGATGCGCTTGAGGGCGTGTGGGGCCGCTACCAGCCAACGGTCTGAGACGATGACCGAGCAGGCGCCAGGCGCGCCGCGGCCGCTCCCGGTGCTGCGGGCCATGATCGACGCCCTCGATCGGGACCTGCTGCAGATCATGGCCCGGCGGATGGCGCTGGTGGCCGAGGTCGCGGCGTACAAGCGGCAGCACGGCGTGCGCATCCGCGACGCCGAACGCGAGCGCGAGGTGCTCCGCGATCGCCATGAACGCGCCGTGGAACTTGGTCTGCCCGCCGGGGAGATCGAATCGATCTTCCGCCTGCTGCTGCGGTCCAGCCGCGACCATCAGGCGGCGCTGCGCGCCGAAATCCCCCTCAATGAGCCGGTGCGCACTGTTGCCGTGATCGGTGGCCACGGCAAGATCGGTCGGCTGCTCGCCCGCCTGTTCGGTGATCTCGGGCATCGCCTCCTGCTCGTGGACCGCGACACCGAACTCCGCGCGGCCGAAGCCGCGGCGGCGGCCGACGTGGTGGTCGTGTCGGTCCCCATTGAGCACACCGAGGCGGTGATCCGGGAGGTCGGCCCGCACGTGCGCGCCGAGTCGCTCCTAATGGACGTCACGAGCATCAAGGGAGCTCCCGTGCAGGCCATGCTGGAGTCCACCGCGGCCAGTGTGGTGGGCACCCACCCGATGTTCGGTCCCAGCGTGCACACGCTGCAGGGGCAGCGCGTGGTCGTGTGCCGGGCCCGGG is a genomic window of Gemmatimonadaceae bacterium containing:
- the tyrA gene encoding bifunctional chorismate mutase/prephenate dehydrogenase, with the protein product MTEQAPGAPRPLPVLRAMIDALDRDLLQIMARRMALVAEVAAYKRQHGVRIRDAEREREVLRDRHERAVELGLPAGEIESIFRLLLRSSRDHQAALRAEIPLNEPVRTVAVIGGHGKIGRLLARLFGDLGHRLLLVDRDTELRAAEAAAAADVVVVSVPIEHTEAVIREVGPHVRAESLLMDVTSIKGAPVQAMLESTAASVVGTHPMFGPSVHTLQGQRVVVCRARGDAWADWVVHTFTARGLSVTETSPAQHDRVMSVVQVLTHFQTQVQGITLSRLGLPLAETMPFTSPAYLLELYVAARHFAQDPALYGPIEMRNPRSADVTAAFSASAQELARVIAEGDQETFARLFGEVRTFFGDFTAEALEQSSFLIDRIVERS